Proteins co-encoded in one Spirosoma endbachense genomic window:
- a CDS encoding EboA domain-containing protein, which produces MNILQMSQTLFYLIEQQPNSEQAVSYLRQQADSFQSNPQVPIFYRVFTALPRFVGKQPVDVPADITFALERVRPGFAVLGWTLDRLARVWWLLQFPVDDESVYVKTIGQLFKAGELNELVALYSALPVLAFPEAWRFQATEGIRNNIADVQSAIMLHNPYPADYFDEAAWNQMILKAFFTDKDVTQIIKLYERKNARLAHTLADYVAERRAAGRSLPPAIETLL; this is translated from the coding sequence ATGAATATCCTCCAGATGAGTCAGACGCTGTTCTATTTGATCGAGCAGCAACCTAATTCCGAACAGGCAGTCAGTTATCTGCGGCAACAGGCCGATTCGTTCCAGAGTAACCCGCAGGTTCCGATTTTTTATCGTGTCTTCACCGCTTTGCCCCGCTTTGTGGGCAAACAACCGGTTGATGTACCTGCTGACATTACGTTTGCGCTGGAGCGGGTACGTCCCGGTTTTGCCGTTCTGGGCTGGACACTTGATCGATTAGCGAGGGTATGGTGGCTATTGCAGTTTCCTGTCGACGACGAATCGGTATACGTCAAAACAATCGGACAGCTCTTCAAAGCCGGTGAGTTGAATGAACTGGTTGCGTTATATAGTGCGTTGCCCGTACTGGCTTTCCCGGAGGCATGGCGGTTTCAGGCAACGGAAGGAATTCGAAACAACATTGCCGATGTGCAGTCAGCCATAATGCTTCACAATCCCTATCCGGCTGATTATTTTGACGAAGCAGCCTGGAATCAGATGATTCTGAAAGCGTTTTTTACCGACAAAGACGTTACGCAGATCATTAAACTCTATGAGCGAAAAAACGCCCGGCTCGCTCACACGCTGGCAGACTATGTTGCCGAACGCCGGGCTGCCGGGCGTAGTTTGCCACCTGCTATTGAAACGCTTCTGTAA